Genomic DNA from Candidatus Thorarchaeota archaeon:
GGAATGCCCGCAGTACTTCGCGGCCGCGAGGCGTGTGTGTCACCTCGGGGTGGAATTGCACCCCATAGACCATTCCATCAACACTCGAATACGCTGACACATGGTCTTCGCCAGACACCGCGAGGGCCTTCAACGTGGGTGGAAGACTACGCACTTCGTCTCCATGACTCATCCACACCGTCTGCACTTGGTCAAGCCCTTTGAGTATCGAGCTACGATCGAGAATCCTAATCGTTGTGCTACCGTACTCCCTGTTCTCGCCCGACGTGAGTGCTGCACCATGGGCGACTGCCAACAACTGGTGACCGAAGCATATTCCGAGAACAGGCCTTCCTGTCTTCTTCAGTAGAGCGAGATTGTCCTGGAATACTTCCCCCAAGTCTTCCTTTGATACTGTCCGGGGGCCACCAGAGAGTATGACCCCCTTTACCCCATCCATGTCAGTAGCTGCGAGACTGGCGTTTTGGGGGACTATCTCTGAGTACACGCCAAGTTCTCTGCACCTGCGCGCAATCAGATGCGTGTACTGACCCCCATAGTCAACCACAATCACTCTCTCTCTGCTCACTGCACATCACCTAGAGACTTGCTGCGATGTCTGAACGGTAACGGACCCTGCCTGTTATTGCCTTCACGCCAGAGTATGCCCTCCTACGCGCCTCTGGGACATCGTCTCCCAAACCGAGCACGGCGAAGGCCCTGCTGGCGGTGGTTTAGATCCGACCATCTCTCTCATACACGGACGCCATGTAGATCTCAGCATCGTCCGTTCTCGTCACTTCAACAGGCTGGTCCTTCACTGTGTTCTCGCCAGGGTATCCCTCCGGGACGACGTAGACACACACAGTCGCTCTCTTCTCGAAGGTTGGCTGGCGGACAGAGTTGTCTATCACTCCCTGACACACCGAGTCCATAGCATCACCAATGAGAGACAGTACGTTGACTGCCTCGGGGTCTCCAAAGCGTGCATTGTACTCCACGACTCTGACCCCATCAACCGTCCTCATGAACTGACCATAGAGGACGCCCTTGTACGACTGACCGGTCTGGGCCTTGATCTCTCTCACGGTGCTCATCATGATACTCGCCGCGCTCTTCAAGTCGGTGTCCGTCACGTATGGCAAGAGGTGGTCTGGTGTGGAGTAGGACCCCATTGAACCCGTATTGGGACCACGGTCGCCACCATATGCTCTCTTGTAGTCCCGCACGAGGGGCATCGTGTGAACACGCGCGCCATCTACGAATGCTTGGACCGTGAACTCTGCACCGACAAGTCTCTCTTCGAGCAGGACGCGACCTTCTCTCTTCAACAGCTCGAGACAGTAGGAGTGGACGTCTCGTTCTGACTCGAAGTGCTCGCCGTAGATTCGGACTCCTTTTCCCCCGGTCAGACCATCGGGCTTGACCACCAGTCGATTGAGGCCGATGTCTCTCGTCGCGCTGCGGAACTCGTCCTCATTTGTGACCACCCTGAACACGGGATTCGCTTGCGGAGCCGCCTTGGCCAGAAGGGTTCTGGCCCAGACCTTGCTGGTCTCTATCTGTGCCGGTGTCTTGCAGGGCCCGACACACGGTATTCCTCTCTTCTCCAGCTGGTCACAGAACCCTGCTGCCAGTGACACCTCCGGACCAATCACGGCATAGTCAACACCAGCGAGGTCCGGCAACCGGCTCGGGTCGTTGAGTGGACCGACGATGACCTTGGCCGCAAGAGCAGCGATTCCCGGGTTCAGTCTGTCCATGTATGTCCAGAGTGTCACGTCGGACCGTTTCAGTGCTGCGGCTATTGCATGTTCTCTAGCTCCACTGCCCACAAGCAGGACTCTTGTCATGAGATTACAACCCCGTGAGGCTCGATGTACACACTCGCCTTCTGTGCCTCTTCCACCTTCCCAATCTCCATGGTCGGGTCAAGCTTGCTCAGGATGTCAATCGCCCTGTCCCTCTCCTTCTTGGGTACCACTACAACCAAGCCTACGCCCATGTTGAATGTGCTGTACATGTCTGCCCAGCTGACCCGGCCTTCAAGCAGTATAGTCTCGAATATCGGTGGCGTCTCGGGAAGCGCTGTGATGTGGAATCTGGCTTTCTTGAGTCGCAGTATCTTCCTGAATCCGGTGCCGGTGATGTGAGCAATGCCGTGAACGTCCACTCCTGCTTCTTTGAGGGCTTTGAAGTGCTTGACGTAGATACGGGTTGGTTTGAGCATCTCGTGGCCCAGTGTGACGCCCCATGGCATCATCTCGTCCAGTCTCGTCTTGGGCAGGAGGACCTTGCGTGCAAGAGTGTACCCGTTCGAGTGAAGACCATTGGATGCCACCCCGAGCATGATGTCGCCCGGCTCGACCGCGCGTCCGTCTATGATCTCTGACGGCTTCACCACACCTACTGCCGTTCCGGCAAGGTCGAAGACATCCTCACCGACCCCCTTTATGATCTCAGGCATCACTGCGGTCTCTCCGCCTAGGATGGGGATTCCGCACTCCTGGCAGCCGGCCAGTAGACCCGTGCCTATCTGTTCGAGGATTCTCTGCGGCAGGGGTCTTGCAACCGCGAGGTAGTCGACGAAGCCCACGGGCGTGGCTCCAATGCATATCAGGTCGTTGACGTTCATTGCCACACAGTCCTGGCCGATGGTGTCGTACCTGTCCGCAGCCTGCGCCACCAGGACCTTGCTCCCTACACCATCAGTTGTCAGGGCTATACACAGGTCATCGCTGATCTTGACGGTGTTGGCATAGTGACCAAAGTCTTGAGTGACATTGCATCCCTTGAAAGACTCCCTCACGAACTTGGAGATCATCTCAAGACCTGCGGACACTATCTCTTCGTCCACTCCAGCCTGCGCATATGTGTGAGGAATCGCAGTCTTTTTCGCGGGTTCCTTGTGCTCAACCCCGATTATCCTCGCAGCAAGATACGCTGCGTTCTGGCCGTTATCGATTCCCACTGTCGCCACAGGGGTTCCTTTCGGCATCTGTACTATTGACAGAAGCGCATCGAGTCCTCCCAATGCCGAAGACACTGGGACTCCAATCACAGGCTTGTTGGTGTATGCGGCCACCACGCCCGGCAGAGCTGCCGCCAGGCCAGCAATGGCAATTATGACCCTTGCCTCTGCTGCCTCGACAATCGCTCTCACCTTCTCTGGTTCACGATGTGCCGACGCATATTCGACTGTGAATGTCACACCAAGCTCTCTGAGCACGTCTGTGGTCTTGGTCACCACACTCTCGTCACTCTTGCTGCCAGCTACTACAAGCACCTGTACCAACTGCACATTCACTCCATGTGTTTCCTCAGGCCGTCGCGGAATCTGTGCCTTGCTGAATCGAGAGGGACTTGGAAGTGTCCGAAGTCTGCAACAGCCTCCCGGACGGTCAGTCCCAGTGCGCAGACTTCGACACTGTTCTCTCTCATGATTCTGACGAACTCCGGCTGGTGTCGTATTGGCACCTCCGCCAGATACCTTGCCGATGACTCCGAGAGAAGCACCTGCCCGATGCTCTTGCACGAACCGGGGACTCTATCAAGCGAGACCCTGAAACCGAATTCACTGTTCATCAGCATCTTCATGAGTGCGACCGCAAGTCCTCCTCTTCCAACATTGTTGGAGGACCTTATCAATCCCATCCTGTGTGCCGCCAGCATGGCTCTCATTGCACGTGCCTCTGCGACAGGCCTGTACTTGGGAGGCACACCGCTGACCCGTCCCATTGCCAGTCTCTGGTACTCTGTTCCGTTCAGCTCGGGGTCGGTCTCTCCGACCAGAAGGATGCTGGCCCCCGGTTCACAGAGATCTCGTCTGACAGGCGGTCGTTCGCCATGCAGCACTCCTGCAATCAGAATCTGAGGTGTAGGGTTGATTCTCCGGGTTGTCCCCGCCACCTGTGACTCGTTGTAGAACGAGACATTGCCGCCCACCACAGGAATCTTGAGGTCATGAGAGAAGCGACCCAGACCCCTCACAGCCTCAACGAACTGCCAGTACGACTCGGGCACCTCCGGATTCCCGAAGTTGAGACAGTCCGCAATGAAGACGGGTTCTGCCCCCACTGCAACTATGTTCCTGAGGGACTCCGCAGCTGAGTTGGCTGCACCAGTGTTCGGGTCCAGAAGGCACCAGAAGGAGTTGCAGTCGCTCTTGACGGCCACTCTCTTCGTGGGCGTTATCTCAATCACCCCCGCATTGTCACCCGGTTCAATCACAGTGTTGGATTGCACATGTTGATCATACTGACCGTACACCCATGAGCGGTCACATATGTTGATCGACCCGAGGAGCGAGAGTATGACATCCGCCATGTCCGCGGGCTCGGTGAACCAGTCGATGGACTGCGTCTGAGGGGGAAGGGGAGCCTCGGTCCGTGTGGGGAGTGGAAAGCCCTCGACAAGAAGTGACACCGGCAATCTGGCCCTGACCTCGCCTCTCTCGAGTACTGTGTAGTAGTGGTCATCAGTGACCCGACCGACCACGGCATGAGGTGTGTCGTTCTCTTCCAGGACCTCAAGCACCCGTTCCAGTTTCTCCGGGGCCACAACCACCATCATTCGTTCCTGTGACTCCGAGATGACAATCTCCCTGGCCGTCATGCCTTGCTCCCGAAGCGGTACGCGGTCCACATCAATCACAACACCCGTGCCGCCCCGGTGGGCCAGTTCGCCCGCGCACGATGTGAGACCGCCGCCACCGAAGTCCTGCATGCCTTCGATGAGACTCTCCTCAATGAGCACCTCAAGTACATCTAGCACGACCTTCTTTGAGAGCGGGTCTCCTATCTGGATCGCACCCCTGTTCTCCTGTTCGGTGTCGCTGAATGTCTCCGATGCAAAGCTGACTCCTGCAATGCCGTCACGGCCTGTGGTAGAACCGAACATGACGAGAAGATGTCCGGGTGTCTTGGCAGCGCTCCGGACTATCTTGTCCGGCCTTATTGTGCCTATGCAGATGACGTTGACAAGGCAGTTGTTGTCGTATGACGGGTCAAACTCGATCTCTCCCCCAACAGTCGGTATCCCAACGCTGTTCCCGTAGTCGGAGATTCCCCTGACAACTCTCTCGAGCAGGTATGCGTTCTTTGGATTGGTGGGCATACCGAACCTCAGACAGTTCATCAACGCCACTGCTCTGCATCCCTGTGATACGACGTCACGGATTATGCCACCCACGCCAGTGGCCGCACCGTTGTAGGGGTCCACCTGGCTGGGATGATTGTGACTCTCCATGTGCACTCCGAGAAGGACTCCGTCCCCGATGTCGACCAGTCCCGCTCCTTCGCCAGGTCCGAGCACGACTCGTTCTCCTTGTGTGTTGAACAGATGGAACCATCTCTTGCTGCTCTTGTAGGAGCAGTGTTCCGACCACAGCACATCCAGCATCGCGGTCTCCACCTCGTTCGGTGTTCTTCCCAAGACCCGCGTGGCGTGTGCTAGCTCCTCCTCGGTTAGCATAGGCATGCCTCCACAAAGTTCTCGAGTATTCTCATTCCGTCAGTTGAGCCCAGCTGTTTGCGGGATGCTCTCTCAGGATGCGGCATCATGCCCATGACATTGCCCTGTGCGTTGATGACGCCCGCGATAGAGTGGACTGATCCATTGGGATTGGCCTCGTCCACCACCTCGCCATCTCTGTTACAGTATCTGAAGACAACTCTCTCTGACCGGGTCAGTCTCCGAAGCTCCTCGGCATCACAGTGGTAGTTACCTTCCCCATGAGCTATTGGCAGCCTGATGATAGCATCCTCCAAGCCTCTGGTGAACATCGAGCTCCGACTTGACACACGCAGATGCACCCAGCGACACACGAAGCGCGCTGACTCATTTGGTAACAGCACCCCGGGAAGAAGACCGGCCTCGGCAAGTATCTGAAAACCGTTGCATATGCCGAGCACAGGCCTGCCCTCCGCAGCGGCATCTCTGATGCCATCCATTACTTCGGCCGCAGCCGCGACCGCTCCCGCACGCAGATAGTCCCCGTACGAGAAACCTCCCGGTATGACAATGCCCGTGGCTTCCTTCAGAGCATGTGGCCCCTGATGACTTGTGACAAGATATGCCCTCACTCCGGGTATCGCAGAGAGTGCCTGCAGGATGTCCTTCTCATTGTTTGTGCCGGGAAACCTCAGGACAGCTATTGGCAACCTATCCCAACCTCACACGGCTCCTTTCCGCGATGGGGTTTGCCAGGAGCCTCATGTTCATCTCCCTCAGCTGTGCCAGAACCGTCGAGTTCAGTGGGCCTCTGAGGGTCATGTCAAAGACCTTCCCCATTCTCACTTCCGCTACAGAGGAGAATCCCAGCCGGAGCAGCGCCTTTCTCGCCACCTCTCCCGGTGGGTTCTTTATCCCCTCCTTGGGCATCACGACTATGGTGACTCTCTCCTCCCGCAAATTGACCTTTGACGGGTCCGCTTCCTTCAGCCGCTCCAGCATCGTCCGATATGCCTCGACAACATCACCTCTGTCTTCACGAAAGATGTCCTTGTCCAGGGAACCTGTGACATCCCAGACGCGCATGGTGTCACCAGACACCTCGTCTGCCACCAGTACTTGTCCATCCTCTGTCTTGCCGAACTCGAGCTTGAAGTCTACTAGCCTGAGTCCAACCTGGTCGAAGAGCTGCGAGACGTAGTAGTTCACACTCAGAGTGACCCGCCGCATGAACTCGATTTCCTCTTCTGTGGCAAGCCCAAGTCGGACCACTGCGCCCTCGGTGATGAGTGGATCGTGTAGTCTGTCATCCTTGAGAAAGAACTCCACAAGTGGCTGTGACAGCGGGCGTCCCTTCTCCAGCCCATACCTCCTGCAGAAGGAGCCAGCGGCAATGTTGCGACAGACCGCTTCCACAGGGAATATGGTCACTCTCTTGCAGAGGACTCGCCTCTCGTCAAGGCGCCGAATCAGATGCGTGTCAATCCCCTTTGATGCAATGTAGCCGAGAAGGAGCTCAGTGGTCGCGCATGCAACTGCTCCCTTTCCCTCAAGCACTTCCCGCTTCGCACCATCACCAGCAGTGATTGCGTCTGTGAACTCGATAATGATGTTGTCTCGTGAATCTGGGTCGCTGTAGACCTTCTTCACTTTCCCTTCGCGAATCAGACTCATCCGTTCCTCACCGGACTGGCCGCAGAGCGTTGGGTGTCCCGCTTGGATGACACCTTAAGAACTATGTGGAGGCGTCAGAGAGTCTTCCAGAGTGTACAGCAGCCTCAATGTCAGCCATGCATAGGTCAAGTGGTGTGTGGACATCGCGCTTCAGCTTCAGCGAGAGTCTTCTCATCTCTGGGCTTGTCGGACCGACACAGGGAGCACCAGGCACCCGCGGACTCAGGTCGAAGACGACAAACTCCGACTCTTCGTTCAGTGCACCTTGGAGCGAGAAGAGACCTATCATCTTCGGTGGGAAGTGCCTCTTGACAGCGGCGAGAAACTTCTCTGCAGCGTCGTAGACTAGGGGCTTCTTGCTCTCGCGCATCGTCACGCCTCTGTGTCCGACCTCCTCGTTCATCGGAGTGAGCTCTATCCTGAGCTGGTCGCGTGCGGGAAGATTGAGGAGCCCACTCAGGCTGGTCTGAATCCGGTCATCGAATCCCACGAAGTCGAGCTCTCCGAACTGGTCACTCATCGCGTACGCCTGGAAGTTCGCATTGAATCTGGGCGCCACAATGAACTCCTCAATCGTAGACTTTGCGAGATCCTCGGCAGTGACCACACCCTTCGCAACCATAGTCCTGCTCTGTGACTCATAGTCGTCTGGCGATGTGACATAGAAGAATGCCCTCTCCAAAGGTCGGTTCTTCTGTTGGACTTTCACGATTGCCAACCGGTCTATGGTGTCTGGCTTGAATGCCCTCGGGGTTCGAATCCCGGCTTCCCGCAAGAGCCAGTACTGATCCCTTGGCATGTTTCGCTCCTCGACTCTCAGGAGTGCGCGGTTTCCGTAGATTGGGACTTGGAACTTGGACTCAATCGTGTCATATCCCACATATACGGAGAAGGACCGGTTCGGTATCCAGAGGGTGTTCAGCTCGAGGAGCCTCTCCTGGACCTCTTCCGAGGCCATGTCTCTGAACTTGTCGACCATGATCACATGATCGAAGAGATGACGGTTGTAGTGCGTGTAGAGACGGTCCCTCCCCTTCTCACAGACCACCACTGTCTCAAAGCCGTTGGACTTGGCAGCGATACCTATCTCTTCTGCACTGTGCGAACCTATGGTCCCGATGGTTGGAAGCTTCATCCTCAATGCCTCGTGTCCGTCGTTCCATGTTCTGTTTCTAAGTCTTGCTGCAGAGTCGACGTGGATGTCAAGTCAGCGGTATTCGAGGGGGCGACGAGAGTCACCTCATCGGCATGACTTATTCTCGTCAAGCTCTTCCAGAAATGGAAACAGCAGAACCTTATAACCGGCCGAGTCCTTCGAATAGTCACCGCAAGGGGATGACGAGGTATGAAGTGCACGCTCCTAATGGTCTTCTTGGTTGTATCGTCACTGGTCATTGCCAATCCGATGTCACCGCAACAGACGACTTCGAACGCGCCGATACCTGCGGATGCGAGTCCAACGGTGCAGGTAGTCGACAAGGGAGAGAAAATCATGTTCAGCGCAAGGTTCGCGAGGGATCTGACTGCGCTTGAGGTTGAATCTTACCGTGCGCTGGGACTTGACTTTGGAGAGGCTCCACGCAGCATAGGCTCGGTCTACATAGTCGAGGCATCGGAAGTGGCGCTTTCGGGTCTCAGGAACGACGCTCTCTTTGAGAGCGCTCAACCCCTCACCAACCAGCACTATCAGATTCCACGTGATGTGTCCGCGCAAGAGACCTACGCTAGAGTTGCATGGAATCTCAGAGACTACAGTGGTAGCAACATCACCGGGAAGAACATCATGATTGCGGATCTAGACACTGGAGTGCAGTGGAGACATCCGGACCTGTTGTTTGCTGATGGAGGGGTGTACTACTGGTTGGATGTCAACACGAACACAGTCTTCGATAACGGCACAGATGGGATTGATGGGAACGGGAATGGCATAATCTCACCAAATGAGACCCTCTACTCAATTGACACAGACAAGAACAGTGCTTTCGACCTTCAGTACGACTGGCTATGGATGGACAATGGAACAGTGAGTGGAGCCATCGACGACCTCGATTCATTCTTCATCGTGAATGACACAAACTCGAACTCGGCTTTCAATCCAAGTGACACACTCGTCGGGCTGAAGACTCCCAAGACCAAATACATCGTGGAGAAGAGCGGGGGCAACATTCAGGTGTGGGACCGTGATGCCAACTTCACATCCTGCACTTCGTATGACGTTGATGGACACGGCACCGGGGTCGCTGGCATCCTCAACGGAGGGCACTTGGGTTACAGCAGACGCTTTGTGGGGGTGGCTCCAGATGCGGAGCTCATGGCCATCGACATCTTTGGCTCGAACGGTCTGACGGTGGAGGAAGGTCTCATCTGGGCGAGGGATCACGGAGCGGATGTCATACTGGTAGAAGTGGGTTCGTGGACATTCGAGTTCCTTGATGGTTCCAGTAATGCAGAGGTCATGATTGACACGCTCAGGAGTCAAGGAATCCCTGTAGTTGTCCCGGCTGGGAACTTGGGTGGAGCAAAGCGGCACACAAACTCGGCAATCACTGGCAACTTGACACTCAGCACTCAGTTCAAGCTACCAAGTGGCCTTGGGGCAAACAATGTCTATATTACGATTCTCAGCGACAAGCCTGTAGACAAGGGTTCTTTGATTGTCGTTGAGCCGACCTCATCAGGGGCACTTGCTCACTTGGTAAATCTGGGAGTCGGATATGGCAATTGGGCGACAACTCAAACCGCGAATTTCACAGCGTACGCCTTCATAGCGAACTCAACTCGAGCCGGCAACCACATGATTGCAGTCCAGCTCTTCGGAACCATCATGGACACCTTGACATGGTCCGTTGACATGGCACTGCCGACAAGTGGAAACCTGCACTTCTACATCTCCGATGACGCCAGTTCTTGGAGCGGCGGAGCTGAATGGGTCTCACCCACAAACACACACCTGATAACTTGGCCGTCCACTGCAGACTGTGCGATATCTGTCGGGTCCTACATGTCCCGAAATCTCTGGGCGCCCGGCTATGGGTGGATTGCCCCCTATTCAGCTGTAGGGCCCAGAGTGGACGGAAACCCGAAGATCTCTGTGGCGGCCCCGGGTGGCTGGGATGTGCTGTCCACATGGTCAAACGACTCAGCCTGGGCGAGCTGGATGACGGGAGTCGGCGGCCTCCCTCTTTACCCCATGTTCGGAGGGTATCAGCTCTTCTCCGGCACGTCGGCGGCAGGACCCCACGTTGCTGGTGCCGCAGCTCTGATTCTCCAAGTGCGTCCTGACTGTGGTAGCCACGTCAAGGACCTGGTTGAATTCTCGGCCTACCAGGACGGATTCACTGGTCCGTTGTTCAAATACCCTGCGCTGCCAAGCTCGAACGTCTGGGGTTATGGTAAACTGAATGTGTCCGCTGCAGTTGAGGAGGCGATGAGAATGCCAGTAGTCCATGACATCACGAGGTCACCGACGAGTCCACAGTATTCAGACACGGTGACGGTCACCGCGAATGTGACTGGCGTGGACTACGTACGCTTCGAGTGGACTCCCGACAGCTGGGCAACACACCATGTATCCAACATGACCCTCACAGCTGGGCTCTATGTTGCCACTATTCCTGCACACCAGTACAACATGCAGATTGACTACGTGGTTCGTCCGGTGAACACGTCTGTGGTTGTTGCGATGGCATTCTGGCAGGCATACACGGTCAATGACACGACACCGCCGACAATACTCTCGTTCTGGCACAATGCGACTGCCACAGTTGTAGAGCCGACATGGGTCACTGTGGCTGCTGCAGCGACAGAACCAGTCAATGCCTCTGGGGTCTGGGCGGCGGACATCGAGTACACAGTGAACAACTGGGCTGCAACCAACATCATTACCATGCAGTACAACGGAAGCCACTACCTGGGGACCCTGACTCCTTTGCCAGCTCCCCTTACTGTGAGATTTCGAGTCGCTGTCTATGACGCTGTGGGCAATCGCAATGTGACGGCTGAAGTTGCGTATGTCATCCAGCAGCCTGCAACTACCACAACTACCACAACTACCACAACTACCGCAACTACCACGCCAACCACCACGTCCACTACGACCACAACTCCAGGAGCGGCAACGTGGATTCTGGACTGGATAATGACGAACAAGATGGTATTGGCTGCTGTCGGGGCAGCGCTCGTGTTGATACTCGTGGTTGCGCGCAGAAGGAGGAGCTGATCCACCATCTGTTGACCAGGCACCGCTGCAACAGGGCATGGATGTGTCTTCTTCGTTTCTCCACCGCGTACAGGGGATAGGCTGACGCAGACAACGTCACCAACCTTCATTCGAACCATCACATCTGAACAGCTTCTACTCTAGGTGCTCAAGTAAGTCTTCCATACCTGTTTCTGCACGGTCTCTGTCTTCGTCTGTGAGAGGCAGACTAATATCGAAAGGCCCTGTTGCTTTCAGTCTGAAATCCACCCCCTCTTCAACTTCAGCCATCATGTCGAGTGCGCAGTCGCGCAAGAGCTGCTCAAGCTGACTCACCTGTTCGCTTGTTAGTATGCGCCGCTCAGATGCGGCATTGGCGGTCAGCATCACAGCATCAGGAAGGCAGTCAAGTCAAGAGATAGCACAAGACAGGCCTTGGCATGACTCTCTAGATTGTCTTTCTCTGAATCTACTGCCATGCGGTCTAGGTTCTTGAGACTCTCGCGGGATTGCGACAATGCCTCGTCCGTACTAAGGGTGATGTATTGAAGCCACATGACCACGATCTGACCAGTTCTCGTCCTGAGGTTCCGACCGATGTCACCTTCAAGGAGATCCTCATAGTGTTGGAGACTGTGACAACTATTGAACGTCAACAAGAGCGAATGGCACGATGGATGGTGTTGCAGCCAATTTCGTAGTTTCCCACTTCCTAGTAGAATCATCGTGGGGAATGTGCTGCTTGCCAGCGGCCATCACGCGATTCTCTTTGGCCGAAGAAATGGTCAGTTGACTCTACGGATTGACTGCGTGAGTCACGTGGTTGAAGGCTGAAAGGTCCTCCCTACTAGACTTGG
This window encodes:
- a CDS encoding S8 family serine peptidase yields the protein MVFLVVSSLVIANPMSPQQTTSNAPIPADASPTVQVVDKGEKIMFSARFARDLTALEVESYRALGLDFGEAPRSIGSVYIVEASEVALSGLRNDALFESAQPLTNQHYQIPRDVSAQETYARVAWNLRDYSGSNITGKNIMIADLDTGVQWRHPDLLFADGGVYYWLDVNTNTVFDNGTDGIDGNGNGIISPNETLYSIDTDKNSAFDLQYDWLWMDNGTVSGAIDDLDSFFIVNDTNSNSAFNPSDTLVGLKTPKTKYIVEKSGGNIQVWDRDANFTSCTSYDVDGHGTGVAGILNGGHLGYSRRFVGVAPDAELMAIDIFGSNGLTVEEGLIWARDHGADVILVEVGSWTFEFLDGSSNAEVMIDTLRSQGIPVVVPAGNLGGAKRHTNSAITGNLTLSTQFKLPSGLGANNVYITILSDKPVDKGSLIVVEPTSSGALAHLVNLGVGYGNWATTQTANFTAYAFIANSTRAGNHMIAVQLFGTIMDTLTWSVDMALPTSGNLHFYISDDASSWSGGAEWVSPTNTHLITWPSTADCAISVGSYMSRNLWAPGYGWIAPYSAVGPRVDGNPKISVAAPGGWDVLSTWSNDSAWASWMTGVGGLPLYPMFGGYQLFSGTSAAGPHVAGAAALILQVRPDCGSHVKDLVEFSAYQDGFTGPLFKYPALPSSNVWGYGKLNVSAAVEEAMRMPVVHDITRSPTSPQYSDTVTVTANVTGVDYVRFEWTPDSWATHHVSNMTLTAGLYVATIPAHQYNMQIDYVVRPVNTSVVVAMAFWQAYTVNDTTPPTILSFWHNATATVVEPTWVTVAAAATEPVNASGVWAADIEYTVNNWAATNIITMQYNGSHYLGTLTPLPAPLTVRFRVAVYDAVGNRNVTAEVAYVIQQPATTTTTTTTTTTATTTPTTTSTTTTTPGAATWILDWIMTNKMVLAAVGAALVLILVVARRRRS